The stretch of DNA AAATTTCAGGAATCGCGGCTTCGGCAGGGATTGCGATAGCACGAGCCTTTATCCTGGAACACCCCGACTACACCATCAAGAAGACTGCGGTAACGGATGTAGAAGCGGAAGTTGTTAAGCTGGAAGAAGCGCTCGATAAATCGAAAGCGGAACTGCAGAAGATTAAAGAACGCACTTTGGCGGAACTCGGCGAGAAGAAAGCGGAGATTTTCGAATCTCACTTGCTCATCTTGGACGATCCGGAACTGATTAGTCCCGTTAAGGATAAAATCCGTGAGGACGTCGTAAATGCAGACTATGCATTGAATGAAGTGGCGACTCAGTTCATCGCCATGTTTGAGAATATGAAGAGCGCATACCTTCAAGAGCGCGCTGCCGATATGCGCGACGTAACCAAGCGCGTGCTGAACCATCTGCTCGGCATTCACTATGTGAGCCCTGCTGAAATCAGCGAAGAGGTTGTCGTTATTGCAGAAGACTTGACTCCGTCCGATACGGCTCAGCTCAACCGGCAGTATGTAAAAGGCTTTACAACCAACATCGGCGGCCGTACGTCCCACTCGGCAATCATGGCCCGTTCACTGGAGATTCCGGCGGTGGTTGGCACCAAGAATGTGCTTACCCAAGTCAAATCGGGCGATCTCGTCATTGTCGACGGCTTGAGCGGAGACGTGCTCATTAACCCGAGCGACGCCGAAGTGGCGGAGTACAGCGCCAAGAGCGAAGCCTACGCTAAGCAAATTGCAGAGTGGAGAAAGCTTCGCGACGAGCCGACGGTATCCGTGGACGGCAAGCATGTGGAACTGGCAGCCAACATCGGTACGCCTAACGACGTTACGGGCGTCATCGAGAACGGGGGCGAAGGTGTCGGCCTGTACCGCACCGAGTTCCTGTATATGGGCAGAGACAAACTGCCTTCCGAGGAAATCCAGTACAACGCCTACCGGACCGTTTTGGAAAATATGAACGGCAAGCCAGTCGTCGTCCGTACGCTGGACATTGGCGGCGACAAAGAACTGCCTTACCTGGATTTGCCGAAGGAAATGAACCCATTCTTGGGCTTCCGTGCGATTCGTCTCTGTTTGGAACGCCAGGACATTTTCCGTACGCAGCTGCGCGCTTTGCTGAGAGCAAGCGTTCATGGCAACCTGCGCATCATGTTCCCAATGATCGCGACACTTACGGAATTCCGCGCCGCCCGCGATCTGCTGCTTGAAGAGAAAGCCAAGCTGCAGGAGGAAGGCCAGGAAGTGTCGGACAGCATCCAGCTCGGCATTATGGTGGAGATTCCATCCACGGCCGTGCTTGCGGATCAGTTCGCCAAAGAAGTTGATTTCTTCAGTATCGGTACGAATGACCTTATTCA from Paenibacillus sophorae encodes:
- the ptsP gene encoding phosphoenolpyruvate--protein phosphotransferase, which produces MTKISGIAASAGIAIARAFILEHPDYTIKKTAVTDVEAEVVKLEEALDKSKAELQKIKERTLAELGEKKAEIFESHLLILDDPELISPVKDKIREDVVNADYALNEVATQFIAMFENMKSAYLQERAADMRDVTKRVLNHLLGIHYVSPAEISEEVVVIAEDLTPSDTAQLNRQYVKGFTTNIGGRTSHSAIMARSLEIPAVVGTKNVLTQVKSGDLVIVDGLSGDVLINPSDAEVAEYSAKSEAYAKQIAEWRKLRDEPTVSVDGKHVELAANIGTPNDVTGVIENGGEGVGLYRTEFLYMGRDKLPSEEIQYNAYRTVLENMNGKPVVVRTLDIGGDKELPYLDLPKEMNPFLGFRAIRLCLERQDIFRTQLRALLRASVHGNLRIMFPMIATLTEFRAARDLLLEEKAKLQEEGQEVSDSIQLGIMVEIPSTAVLADQFAKEVDFFSIGTNDLIQYTMAADRMNERVSYLYQPYNPAILRLIKNVIDAAHAQGKWTGMCGEMAGDATAIPLLLGLGLDEFSMSATSILPARSQISKLSAEEMKTLAAKALDLGTAEEVVALVRAIGN